In the genome of Rhodamnia argentea isolate NSW1041297 chromosome 3, ASM2092103v1, whole genome shotgun sequence, one region contains:
- the LOC125314005 gene encoding putative F-box protein At2g39415 produces the protein MAPPDANLDLSASPPEAVEVDNNSPLPDVIIHHIFCFLPFKDLVKTSVLSKQWRLAWTSTPYINLSFPSLPSRRVALLISSALSLCTATKVEKFHLDAGSYIPTELDGWFCFAVARQVEDASVVFRRSCMVPRILYDCASLVSLRLSNGSINNGGKGMAVPVMEMAKYCSVYYSL, from the exons ATGGCGCCGCCAGACGCCAACCTTGATCTCTCCGCCTCGCCACCAGAGGCGGTGGAGGTGGATAACAACAGCCCCTTGCCCGACGTCATAATCCACCATATCTTCTGCTTCTTGCCCTTCAAAGACCTGGTgaagacaagcgtgttgtccaAGCAATGGCGTTTGGCTTGGACCTCCACTCCATACATCAACCTCTCTTTCCCCTCTCTCCCCTCAAGGCGTGTCGCTCTTTTGATCAGCAGTGCACTGAGTCTCTGCACAGCTACTAAGGTAGAGAAGTTCCATCTTGATGCTGGTTCGTACATCCCCACCGAACTCGATGGGTGGTTTTGCTTTGCGGTGGCGCGCCAAGTGGAAGACGCTTCGGTGGTCTTTAGACGCTCATGCATGGTACCTCGAATCCTGTATGATTGCGCGTCCCTGGTGAGCTTGCGACTGTCGAATG GTTCTATCAACAACGGGGGTAAAGGGATGGCCGTACCTGTCATGGAGATGGCAAAATATTGTAGTGTATACTACAGTTTGTAA